The sequence below is a genomic window from Lysobacter capsici.
TCGTCGCGCACATGGCGAAAGGCATCGCGCAACACGCGCTTGATGCGGTTGCGGCCGACCGCGTGCGGATCGACCTTGCGCGACACCGCCAGGCCCATGCGCGGCGCGAGGTCCGGATCGGGCTGGAAATGCAAAGCGAGCACGGGCAGCGCCACGCGCCGGCCATGCTTGAAGATTCGGTCGAAATCGGAGCGCGCGCGTACCCGCGCGGTGCGCGGGAAGCGGGTCGAATTCATCGGATGCGATCGGTGACGCGACGCGGGATCGGCACGGCAGGTGCGATCACACGCGGCGCGTTCGCCGGCAACGCTTAGGCGGTGAGACGCTTG
It includes:
- the rnpA gene encoding ribonuclease P protein component, whose protein sequence is MNSTRFPRTARVRARSDFDRIFKHGRRVALPVLALHFQPDPDLAPRMGLAVSRKVDPHAVGRNRIKRVLRDAFRHVRDELPRGDYVLVARPGASRCSGEELRAAFLSLLKRAAPRPAPALPATAAPGTMPAASPSDPMPDPGPG